In Gimesia benthica, a single window of DNA contains:
- a CDS encoding SGNH/GDSL hydrolase family protein, with the protein MLKSIRCLRSTLLILCCLSFIVASLQANDKKTEPTNADEAAAKKAKQEAEINKKFAAWKATLPAKQQAWETVLEENLGGFYLPIYKKQKVAGQKTAWDYVADDPTLPRVLLVGDSVSRGYTQAARNALKGKVNVHRAPANCGPTATGLKKLDVWLGDGNWDLIHFNFGIHDRRTKAEDYEKRLEEIVKRLKQTGAKVVWASSTPIPADWKEGPEMKAKLEEKNAIAAKVMERNGVEIDDLFTFITPHLSEVQNPKDVHFNGKGYDLLGKQVAEYIEGALQEENQK; encoded by the coding sequence ATGTTGAAATCAATCCGTTGTCTGCGTTCCACACTGTTGATTCTGTGTTGTTTGAGTTTCATCGTAGCCTCGCTGCAGGCGAATGACAAGAAAACCGAACCGACCAACGCTGACGAAGCCGCTGCTAAAAAAGCGAAACAGGAAGCGGAGATCAACAAAAAGTTCGCGGCCTGGAAAGCGACGCTGCCCGCGAAACAGCAGGCGTGGGAAACCGTGCTTGAAGAAAACCTGGGCGGTTTTTATCTCCCGATCTATAAGAAACAGAAAGTCGCCGGTCAGAAGACGGCCTGGGATTATGTCGCCGACGATCCCACATTGCCTCGCGTGCTGCTGGTTGGGGATTCGGTTTCACGGGGCTACACACAGGCGGCCCGGAACGCCTTAAAAGGGAAAGTGAACGTGCATCGTGCTCCGGCGAACTGCGGACCGACGGCGACAGGCCTGAAGAAACTCGATGTCTGGCTGGGTGACGGTAACTGGGACCTGATCCATTTCAACTTTGGCATTCACGATCGACGGACCAAAGCGGAAGACTATGAGAAACGCCTGGAAGAGATTGTGAAACGACTGAAGCAGACCGGGGCGAAAGTGGTCTGGGCCAGCAGTACGCCGATCCCGGCTGACTGGAAAGAGGGACCGGAAATGAAGGCGAAGCTGGAAGAAAAGAATGCGATCGCTGCGAAGGTGATGGAGCGGAACGGTGTAGAGATCGACGATCTGTTTACCTTCATCACGCCACATCTGTCAGAAGTACAGAATCCGAAAGACGTGCACTTCAACGGCAAAGGCTATGACCTGCTGGGCAAACAGGTGGCGGAGTATATTGAGGGGGCACTGCAGGAAGAGAATCAGAAGTAG
- a CDS encoding HpcH/HpaI aldolase family protein, whose translation MSDSFRSQLKQGKLLIAPMVTFSCPEAAEILADVGYDWLFLDAEHSTYAPSDLQAIVGRVSHKIHSLVRLHAPEEVSIKKALDLGAAGIIAPQVNTVEQAEQIISWSRYSPEGTRGVGLGRAHGYGFAFEDYLAKANEETTVVVQAEHIDAVNAIEQIVAVPGVDAVLIGPYDLSASMKRIGEIDHPEVTGAIDHVTEVCQKNNMPLGIFGVTVDAVKPYIDKGFTLITVGVDTIMLGHAARKMLGQVKG comes from the coding sequence ATGTCTGACTCATTCCGCTCGCAACTCAAACAGGGGAAACTGCTGATTGCCCCCATGGTCACCTTTTCCTGCCCGGAAGCCGCCGAGATCCTGGCCGACGTCGGCTATGACTGGCTGTTCCTCGATGCCGAACACAGCACTTACGCCCCCTCCGATCTGCAGGCCATCGTGGGGCGGGTGAGTCACAAGATCCACAGTCTGGTCCGGCTGCACGCCCCCGAAGAAGTCTCCATCAAGAAAGCCCTCGATCTGGGTGCCGCCGGAATTATCGCCCCGCAGGTCAATACCGTGGAACAGGCCGAACAGATCATTTCCTGGTCCCGCTACTCACCTGAAGGAACCCGGGGTGTCGGCCTGGGCCGCGCCCACGGCTACGGCTTTGCCTTCGAAGACTACCTGGCCAAAGCGAATGAGGAAACCACCGTCGTCGTTCAGGCTGAGCACATCGATGCGGTCAATGCCATTGAACAGATCGTCGCCGTCCCCGGCGTCGACGCAGTGCTGATCGGCCCGTACGATCTCTCTGCCAGCATGAAACGCATCGGCGAGATCGATCATCCCGAAGTGACCGGCGCCATCGACCATGTGACCGAGGTCTGTCAGAAAAACAACATGCCCCTGGGCATCTTCGGCGTCACCGTGGACGCAGTCAAACCGTACATCGACAAAGGCTTCACCCTGATCACCGTCGGCGTCGACACCATCATGCTGGGCCACGCCGCCCGCAAAATGCTGGGACAGGTTAAGGGATGA
- a CDS encoding DUF1569 domain-containing protein produces the protein MIEDLRELKFERLEDAVAEVESLLRTGYTQRGKWNLAQICRHLSLVQDPALDGYPKWMLIYAPLWPVMRRLFLPRLLKGDSPQGIPTTPIFVPAADLADAAEAEHFAQSVTRFKAHEGPYHWHPGFGRLDRETLETVYTTHAAHHLRFLEPCVTQNS, from the coding sequence ATGATTGAGGATTTGCGGGAGCTGAAGTTCGAACGGCTGGAGGACGCGGTTGCGGAAGTGGAGTCGCTGTTACGGACCGGCTACACCCAGCGGGGCAAGTGGAATCTGGCCCAGATCTGCCGCCATTTATCGCTGGTGCAGGATCCCGCACTCGATGGATACCCAAAGTGGATGCTGATCTATGCCCCTCTCTGGCCGGTGATGCGTCGGCTGTTCCTGCCGCGTCTGCTCAAGGGAGATTCTCCCCAGGGAATTCCGACGACTCCGATCTTCGTTCCGGCAGCGGACCTGGCAGACGCCGCGGAAGCGGAACACTTTGCCCAGAGCGTGACCCGCTTCAAAGCCCACGAGGGACCTTACCACTGGCACCCCGGCTTCGGCCGCCTGGATCGCGAAACGCTGGAAACTGTTTACACAACCCACGCCGCCCATCACCTGCGGTTTCTGGAGCCATGTGTTACTCAAAACTCATGA
- a CDS encoding ligand-gated ion channel produces the protein MTNAFLPRLLVCFGLLLPVPVFAQEAAPGPAAAKSPLKSTLVEEAKPELKRPASPGEATEVQALIYVIDIDEINSADQSFAASVYYEARWNSPLLQHAGPGPLHVDLADIWNPRLTIIGQQNSWKSYPETAEILPDGTVIYRQKVWGHFSQPLNLHDFPFDRQELSIQLVAPGFSEKQVSMTPWVGELGRTSNLAPHFSLPDFDILSFEAKSAPYYPDQGPIGVAGYEMKIQVARQPEYYILKVILPLCLIVIMSWLPRWLNPEQSGTNIGISTSAFLTLVAYLFAITVLLPRISYITRIDRFIMLSTLTVFSGLIQTVTNTYLLKGESIQNKRLVAQLDFWSRILYPLILVAVIVISFVL, from the coding sequence TTGACAAACGCGTTTCTGCCTCGCTTACTGGTCTGCTTCGGGTTGTTGCTACCGGTCCCCGTTTTTGCCCAGGAAGCTGCCCCTGGCCCTGCTGCAGCAAAAAGTCCTCTGAAGTCAACCCTGGTTGAAGAGGCCAAGCCGGAACTGAAGCGTCCTGCCAGTCCGGGTGAAGCGACTGAGGTGCAGGCCCTGATTTATGTGATTGATATTGATGAAATCAACTCCGCCGACCAGAGCTTTGCCGCCAGCGTGTATTATGAAGCCCGCTGGAACAGTCCCCTGCTCCAGCACGCGGGGCCCGGACCACTGCACGTCGATCTGGCCGACATCTGGAATCCCCGCCTGACCATCATCGGTCAACAGAATTCCTGGAAGTCGTATCCCGAGACGGCGGAAATCCTGCCGGACGGGACCGTCATTTATCGACAGAAAGTCTGGGGCCATTTTTCGCAGCCACTGAATCTCCACGACTTTCCGTTTGACCGACAGGAACTCTCGATCCAACTGGTAGCCCCGGGCTTTTCGGAGAAACAGGTGAGCATGACGCCCTGGGTTGGCGAACTGGGGAGAACTTCCAACCTGGCTCCGCATTTTTCCTTACCCGACTTTGATATTCTCTCCTTCGAGGCAAAGTCAGCACCGTACTATCCGGACCAGGGCCCCATTGGCGTCGCTGGTTACGAAATGAAAATCCAGGTTGCCCGACAGCCCGAATATTACATTTTAAAGGTCATCTTGCCCTTATGCCTGATCGTGATCATGTCCTGGCTGCCCCGCTGGTTGAACCCGGAACAGTCAGGAACCAACATCGGGATCTCCACATCCGCGTTCCTGACTCTGGTTGCCTACCTGTTTGCGATCACGGTTCTGCTGCCACGGATTTCCTACATCACGCGCATCGACCGCTTCATCATGCTGTCGACCCTCACGGTGTTTTCAGGATTGATCCAGACGGTGACAAACACCTACCTGCTCAAGGGTGAAAGTATTCAGAATAAACGTCTGGTGGCACAGCTCGATTTCTGGTCGCGGATCCTGTACCCGCTCATCCTGGTCGCAGTCATCGTGATCTCATTTGTACTATGA
- a CDS encoding GNAT family N-acetyltransferase has product MFTTRDATLDDLPAIVDIYNQSIPAGTATADTRPITVESRRPWFAQFSPEKRPIWVAEDEAGQIAGCIYVTSFYAGRPAYDKTAEVSLYLSNSHQKQGLGTFLLQKMIDACPSLGITTLVGMHFDHNEATKHLNEKFGFEVCGHLPEIAEVHGQKRGLLISLLRIPECSEDGNT; this is encoded by the coding sequence ATGTTCACGACCCGCGATGCCACTCTGGATGACCTGCCTGCGATTGTCGACATCTATAACCAGTCGATTCCCGCCGGTACTGCGACGGCAGATACCCGGCCGATTACCGTTGAAAGCCGCCGACCGTGGTTTGCCCAGTTCTCTCCGGAAAAGCGACCCATCTGGGTGGCAGAAGACGAAGCGGGACAGATCGCCGGCTGCATCTACGTGACTTCGTTTTACGCGGGGCGACCGGCGTATGACAAGACGGCGGAAGTCAGTCTCTACCTGTCGAACTCCCACCAGAAACAGGGACTGGGCACGTTTCTGCTCCAGAAAATGATCGATGCCTGCCCTTCTCTGGGCATCACAACCCTGGTCGGCATGCACTTCGATCACAACGAAGCCACGAAACATCTGAATGAAAAGTTCGGCTTCGAAGTCTGCGGACACCTGCCCGAAATCGCTGAAGTGCACGGACAGAAACGGGGACTGCTGATCTCCCTGCTGCGAATCCCCGAATGTTCGGAAGACGGAAACACTTAA